The following coding sequences are from one Caballeronia sp. SBC1 window:
- a CDS encoding cytochrome c — protein MIKHLVASLALTFITFSPPLLAHAAATDDPLVARGGYLAKVGDCVACHSAPKGKPFAGGLPMTTPMGKIYTTNITPDPDTGIGKWSEEDFEKALRQGVAKDGHNLYPAMPYTSYAKIRDDDVTALYAYFMKGVAPVNQANRPSDIPFPLNMRWPLKFWNMVFLDKAVYRDKDGQDVAWNRGAYLIQGLGHCSACHTPRGIAFQEKALDETGSAWLTGGVLDGWFASNLTGEQNVGLGRWSDADLTTFLKTGANAHASAFGSMTDVINHSTQGMNDQDLAAMSAYLKSLPAAGGTNAPAYAYDPKATAALLQHPANDAGAKVYTAYCMHCHGVDGRAFAPLLAPLAGNPNVMETDASSLINVTLNGTRDLVIQGIPAAYPMPKYAPVLSDQQIADVLTFIRTGWNNGAPAVAAADVAKLRKSTQASQ, from the coding sequence ATGATCAAACATCTTGTTGCCTCGCTTGCGCTCACGTTCATCACGTTCAGCCCGCCTTTGCTGGCTCATGCTGCTGCGACCGATGATCCGCTTGTTGCCCGTGGCGGCTATCTCGCGAAGGTGGGCGATTGCGTAGCCTGTCACTCCGCGCCCAAAGGCAAGCCGTTTGCTGGCGGCCTGCCGATGACCACGCCCATGGGCAAGATCTACACGACCAACATCACGCCCGACCCGGATACGGGCATTGGCAAATGGAGCGAGGAGGACTTCGAAAAGGCGTTGCGCCAGGGCGTGGCGAAGGACGGCCACAACCTCTATCCGGCCATGCCTTATACGTCCTATGCAAAGATTCGCGACGACGACGTGACGGCGCTCTACGCGTACTTCATGAAGGGCGTTGCGCCGGTGAACCAGGCGAACCGGCCATCGGATATCCCGTTCCCGCTGAACATGCGCTGGCCGCTCAAGTTCTGGAACATGGTGTTCCTCGACAAAGCCGTGTACCGCGACAAGGACGGCCAGGACGTTGCGTGGAATCGCGGTGCTTACCTGATCCAGGGCCTGGGCCATTGCAGCGCTTGCCACACGCCTCGCGGCATTGCGTTCCAGGAAAAGGCACTCGATGAAACCGGCAGCGCGTGGCTCACGGGCGGTGTGCTCGACGGCTGGTTTGCGTCCAACCTGACAGGTGAGCAGAACGTCGGACTTGGTCGCTGGTCGGATGCGGACTTGACCACCTTCCTGAAGACTGGGGCGAATGCGCATGCGTCGGCGTTCGGGTCCATGACGGATGTGATCAACCACAGCACGCAGGGCATGAACGATCAGGATCTCGCGGCCATGTCGGCGTATCTGAAGTCGTTGCCGGCGGCGGGCGGCACGAACGCGCCGGCCTATGCCTACGATCCGAAGGCCACCGCGGCACTACTTCAACATCCGGCTAATGACGCAGGCGCGAAGGTGTATACCGCGTACTGCATGCATTGCCACGGTGTGGATGGCCGCGCGTTCGCACCGCTGCTTGCGCCGCTGGCGGGCAATCCGAACGTGATGGAGACGGACGCCTCGTCGTTGATCAACGTCACGCTCAACGGCACGCGCGACCTGGTGATACAAGGCATTCCCGCGGCGTATCCAATGCCGAAATATGCGCCGGTGCTAAGCGATCAGCAGATCGCCGACGTGCTCACGTTCATTCGCACTGGATGGAACAACGGTGCACCCGCCGTTGCAGCAGCCGATGTCGCGAAGCTGCGCAAGAGCACGCAAGCATCGCAGTAA
- a CDS encoding DUF1643 domain-containing protein, translating into MSAIISPCGTYRYVLTRAGDTPPGKRGKVMFLMLNPSTADATLDDPTIRRCRCFASSWRFNAITVVNLYALRSTDPAALWLHHDPVGPDNDDYLYEMAVTHGRVVCGWGVNARDDRVAAVMNLLRHAGAQLTCLGTTKNGAPRHPLYVRGDQPLIEWSLPVPEPA; encoded by the coding sequence ATGAGCGCGATCATCAGTCCTTGCGGCACGTATCGCTACGTGCTGACGCGCGCGGGCGACACGCCACCAGGCAAACGCGGAAAGGTAATGTTTCTCATGCTGAATCCGAGCACGGCTGACGCCACGCTTGACGACCCGACTATCAGGCGCTGTCGTTGCTTTGCGTCTTCATGGAGATTCAACGCAATCACCGTCGTGAACCTGTACGCGTTGCGTTCGACCGACCCCGCGGCGCTGTGGCTGCATCATGACCCGGTTGGTCCGGACAACGACGATTACCTGTACGAGATGGCGGTGACGCACGGACGCGTCGTGTGTGGCTGGGGTGTGAACGCGAGAGACGACCGCGTGGCAGCGGTCATGAACCTGCTGCGCCATGCAGGCGCGCAACTCACCTGCCTTGGCACGACGAAAAATGGCGCACCGCGTCATCCGCTATATGTGCGCGGCGACCAGCCATTGATCGAGTGGTCATTGCCCGTTCCGGAGCCTGCATGA